A DNA window from Phyllostomus discolor isolate MPI-MPIP mPhyDis1 chromosome X, mPhyDis1.pri.v3, whole genome shotgun sequence contains the following coding sequences:
- the LOC114505542 gene encoding LOW QUALITY PROTEIN: cofilin-1-like (The sequence of the model RefSeq protein was modified relative to this genomic sequence to represent the inferred CDS: inserted 1 base in 1 codon): MASGVAVSDGFIKVFSDMEVRKYSTLEEVKKCKKAVLFCLSEDKKNIILEEGKEILVDEVGDTIDDPYATFVKMLXGKDCHYALYDATYETKESKKEDLVFMFWASESVLLKSKMIYVSSKDAIKKKLAGEKYELQANYSEKVKDCYTLAEKLAGSALISLEGEPCEPHPAPCLEHLAA, encoded by the exons ATGGCCTCTGGTGTGGCTGTCTCTGATGGATTCATCAAAGTGTTCAGTGACATGGAGGTGCGTAAGTACTCGACTCTGGAGGAGGTGAAGAAGTGTAAGAAGGCAGTGCTTTTCTGCCTGAGTGAAGACAAGAAGAACATCATCCTGGAGGAGGGCAAGGAGATCCTAGTAGATGAAGTGGGGGACACTATAGATGACCCCTATGCAACCTTTGTCAAGATGC CTGGAAAAGACTGCCACTATGCCCTCTATGATGCAACCTATGAGACCAAAGAGAGCAAGAAGGAGGACCTGGTGTTTATGTTCTGGGCCTCTGAGTCTGTACTCCTGAAGAGCAAAATGATCTATGTCAGCTCCAAGGATGCCATCAAGAAGAAGCTGGCAGGGGAAAAGTATGAATTACAAGCAAACTACTCTGAGAAGGTCAAGGACTGCTACACTCTGGCAGAGAAGCTGGCAGGCAGTGCTCTCATCTCCCTGGAGGGCGAGCCTTGTGAGCCTCATCCAGCCCCCTGCCTAGAGCATTTGGCAGCCTGA